Proteins encoded by one window of Methylosinus sp. PW1:
- a CDS encoding ammonium transporter, protein MRLRLPRSLSAASTLVGAAIAVSLADPALAAGNAPVPNPGDTAWVLISSALVLMMSVPGLALFYGGLVRSKNMLSVLTQTFAIVALVGVVWTLYGYSLAFGDGGSLNAYIGGFNKLFLKGVDASSNAPTFTPGHVIPEYAYFVFQMTFAMITPALIIGAFAERIKFSAAFVFVLLWVTIIYFPVAHWVWGVADPNAIVDAATKLAAATTDEAKTAAQGEIDTLIGSVGWIAGGLAPWMHGTGALDFAGGTVVHINAGIAGFVGALILGKRIGYGKEALPPHSLTLSMVGASLLWVGWFGFNAGSNLEANGTTALAFVNTMVATAAAALSWLLAEWALKGKPSLLGLISGAVAGLVAVTPASGYAGPIGSIALGFIVSPISLFFVSKVKNLFGYDDSLDVFGVHAIGGITGALATGILVSPDLGGVGITDYTNIGENFAGKYDLVQQLISQATAVGATILYSGIGSAILYKIVDVVIGLRVAPDQEREGLDIAEHGERAYNY, encoded by the coding sequence ATGAGACTTCGTCTGCCTCGGAGCCTGTCTGCGGCTTCGACTCTCGTCGGCGCGGCGATCGCCGTGAGCCTCGCCGACCCCGCGCTCGCCGCCGGCAACGCGCCCGTTCCCAATCCTGGCGACACGGCCTGGGTGCTCATTTCCTCGGCGCTGGTGCTGATGATGTCCGTCCCGGGCCTCGCTCTGTTCTACGGCGGCCTGGTGCGCTCGAAGAACATGCTGTCCGTGCTCACGCAGACCTTCGCGATCGTCGCGCTGGTCGGCGTCGTCTGGACGCTCTACGGCTATTCGCTCGCCTTCGGCGACGGCGGCTCGCTCAACGCCTATATCGGCGGCTTCAACAAGCTGTTCCTGAAGGGCGTGGACGCCTCCTCCAACGCGCCGACCTTCACCCCCGGCCATGTCATTCCGGAATACGCCTATTTCGTGTTCCAGATGACCTTCGCCATGATCACGCCGGCGCTCATCATCGGCGCCTTCGCCGAGCGCATCAAATTCTCGGCGGCCTTCGTGTTCGTGCTGCTGTGGGTGACGATCATCTATTTCCCGGTCGCGCATTGGGTGTGGGGCGTCGCCGATCCGAACGCCATTGTCGACGCGGCCACCAAGCTCGCCGCCGCCACGACGGATGAAGCCAAGACCGCCGCTCAGGGCGAGATCGACACGCTGATCGGCTCGGTCGGCTGGATCGCCGGCGGCCTCGCTCCCTGGATGCATGGCACGGGCGCGCTGGACTTTGCCGGCGGCACCGTCGTCCACATCAACGCGGGCATCGCCGGCTTCGTCGGCGCGCTGATCCTCGGCAAGCGCATCGGCTATGGCAAGGAGGCGCTGCCGCCTCACTCGCTGACGCTGTCCATGGTCGGCGCCTCGCTGCTGTGGGTGGGCTGGTTCGGCTTCAACGCCGGCTCCAACCTCGAGGCCAATGGCACGACGGCGCTCGCCTTCGTCAACACCATGGTGGCGACCGCCGCGGCGGCGCTCTCCTGGCTGCTGGCGGAATGGGCGCTGAAGGGCAAGCCGTCGCTGCTCGGCCTGATCTCGGGCGCCGTCGCCGGCCTCGTCGCGGTGACGCCGGCCTCCGGCTACGCCGGTCCGATCGGCTCCATCGCGCTCGGCTTCATCGTCTCGCCGATCAGCCTGTTCTTCGTCTCCAAGGTGAAGAACCTCTTCGGCTATGACGACTCGCTCGACGTGTTCGGCGTGCACGCCATCGGCGGCATCACCGGCGCTCTGGCGACGGGCATTCTGGTGAGCCCGGACCTCGGCGGCGTCGGCATCACCGACTACACCAACATCGGCGAGAATTTCGCCGGCAAATACGATCTCGTGCAGCAGTTGATCTCGCAGGCGACCGCCGTCGGCGCGACCATCCTCTACTCCGGCATAGGCTCGGCGATCCTCTACAAGATCGTCGATGTGGTGATCGGCCTGCGCGTCGCTCCGGATCAGGAGCGCGAGGGCCTCGACATCGCCGAGCACGGCGAGCGCGCCTACAACTACTGA
- a CDS encoding glycosyltransferase, which produces MVHAAWHSCGSYQVNVSQLEAYRALGARTISVALMDAPAPRPPHGPRWEAYFAASADLPADKRYFCGPSRLAALSPSFLAHAWWRLIHGDQATWLVELAKLVDLPPGLADENVDLVHANHYFTLPFVARLLRGRNTPVMVETQDIQARQYILRNQGGFFLPPYVSYDDMLSIELEWMRAADICIHLNEEERAEFARLLPQARHRLVYPAIAPVPCGPGGDRIIIVASDNYGNFVSLRWFLREVAPLAPGVEVEIYGNIDSGVKRLDKSLYESHRALFKGRVDDIGAVYAQAACVLLPTVEGHGLSVKAVEAMASGAPLIATRRAFRGMAIDPERLGNVILADEAADFAAALREIGQRRDAGAREVSDTRRLYDDMFSPAAYARALRETAAPLLAR; this is translated from the coding sequence GTGGTTCACGCCGCCTGGCATTCCTGCGGCAGCTATCAGGTCAATGTAAGCCAGCTCGAGGCCTATCGCGCGCTCGGCGCGCGGACGATCTCCGTCGCTCTGATGGACGCGCCAGCCCCACGTCCGCCGCATGGGCCGCGCTGGGAGGCCTATTTCGCCGCTTCCGCCGATCTGCCGGCCGATAAGCGCTATTTCTGCGGTCCGAGCCGGCTCGCCGCCCTCTCGCCGTCCTTTCTCGCGCACGCGTGGTGGCGGCTGATTCATGGCGATCAGGCGACCTGGCTCGTCGAGCTCGCCAAGCTCGTCGATCTTCCTCCGGGCCTCGCAGACGAGAATGTCGATCTCGTGCATGCGAATCATTATTTCACGCTGCCCTTTGTTGCTCGACTGCTTCGTGGAAGAAATACGCCGGTCATGGTCGAGACGCAGGACATACAAGCGCGACAATATATTCTGCGCAATCAAGGCGGCTTCTTCCTGCCGCCCTATGTGTCCTATGACGACATGCTGTCGATTGAGCTCGAGTGGATGCGCGCGGCGGATATCTGCATACATCTCAATGAGGAGGAGCGGGCGGAGTTCGCCCGTCTGCTGCCGCAGGCGCGCCATCGTCTCGTCTATCCCGCCATCGCGCCGGTTCCCTGCGGGCCGGGCGGCGATCGCATCATCATCGTCGCCAGCGACAATTACGGAAATTTCGTCAGCCTGCGCTGGTTCCTGCGCGAGGTCGCGCCGCTCGCCCCTGGCGTCGAGGTGGAGATCTACGGCAATATCGACTCGGGCGTGAAGCGCCTCGACAAATCGCTCTACGAGTCCCATCGGGCGTTGTTCAAGGGGCGCGTCGACGATATCGGCGCGGTCTATGCGCAGGCCGCCTGCGTGCTGCTGCCCACAGTCGAAGGTCATGGCCTCTCGGTGAAGGCGGTGGAGGCGATGGCGAGCGGCGCGCCGCTCATCGCCACACGCCGGGCCTTTCGCGGCATGGCCATCGATCCCGAGCGGCTCGGCAATGTCATTCTCGCCGATGAGGCCGCCGATTTCGCCGCCGCTCTGCGCGAGATCGGCCAGCGTCGCGACGCTGGCGCGCGCGAAGTCTCCGACACGCGCCGCCTCTATGACGATATGTTCAGCCCCGCCGCCTATGCGCGCGCCTTGCGCGAGACGGCCGCGCCGTTGCTCGCGCGATGA
- a CDS encoding type II toxin-antitoxin system RelE/ParE family toxin: MTEAPWRIRLGAEAERDFLRILQYTAETFGSRQMTIYKATLMDALAELAQGPNVAGSMARDEILPGLRTLHLARRGRRGRHFIMYRRAEGKVVEVLRILHDAMDLARHIPPDIG, encoded by the coding sequence GTGACTGAGGCGCCTTGGCGCATCCGCCTCGGCGCCGAGGCGGAGCGCGATTTTCTGCGTATTCTGCAATATACGGCGGAGACCTTCGGGTCGCGTCAGATGACGATTTATAAAGCGACGCTCATGGACGCCCTCGCCGAGCTGGCGCAAGGGCCGAATGTGGCGGGTAGCATGGCGCGCGACGAAATCCTTCCGGGGCTTCGTACGCTCCATTTGGCGCGGCGCGGTCGCCGCGGACGGCATTTCATCATGTATCGCAGGGCGGAGGGGAAGGTCGTCGAAGTGCTGCGCATCCTGCATGACGCCATGGACCTCGCTCGGCATATTCCGCCGGATATCGGTTGA
- a CDS encoding patatin-like phospholipase family protein yields MRDEILVDLALQGGGAHGAFTWGVLDRLIEEPWLRIDGVSGTSAGAMNAAALIHGFSQGGVEGARAAMEEFWRRVAAAARFSPLQRSPLDVLLGRWTLDNSPAFLAMDLSSRLVSPYDLNPAGANPLRDILCETIDFERLSRSPIKLFVTATNVRTGRARVFRNADLSAEALLASACLPTMFQAIEIDGEAYWDGGYAGNPTITPLVRECASQDTILVQVNPIERKETPRSAIDILNRLNEISFNSPLLKELRMIALLREVADPGHSEGARWASMRIHAIATDMAAELSASSKLIAEWDFLLMLREEGRRRAEAFLERNGDALGERSSFDLAAMLDYV; encoded by the coding sequence ATGCGAGACGAAATCCTCGTCGATCTGGCTTTGCAGGGCGGCGGAGCGCATGGCGCCTTCACCTGGGGCGTTCTCGATCGGCTGATCGAGGAGCCCTGGCTGCGCATAGACGGGGTCTCCGGCACTTCCGCCGGAGCGATGAACGCCGCCGCGCTGATCCATGGGTTCTCGCAGGGCGGCGTCGAGGGCGCCCGCGCGGCGATGGAGGAGTTCTGGCGGCGCGTCGCCGCCGCGGCGCGCTTCAGCCCGCTGCAGCGCAGCCCGCTGGATGTGCTGCTCGGCCGCTGGACGCTCGACAATTCGCCGGCCTTTCTCGCCATGGATTTATCTTCACGGCTCGTCTCGCCCTATGATCTCAACCCCGCCGGCGCCAATCCGCTGCGCGACATATTATGCGAGACCATCGATTTCGAGCGTCTGTCGCGCTCGCCGATCAAGCTCTTCGTGACGGCGACCAATGTGCGCACCGGCCGCGCGCGCGTCTTTCGCAACGCCGACCTTTCCGCCGAGGCGCTGCTCGCCTCCGCCTGCCTGCCGACCATGTTCCAGGCGATAGAAATCGACGGCGAGGCCTATTGGGACGGCGGCTACGCCGGCAATCCGACCATCACGCCGCTGGTGCGCGAATGCGCGTCGCAGGACACGATATTGGTGCAGGTCAATCCGATCGAGCGCAAGGAGACGCCGCGCAGCGCGATCGATATTTTGAACCGGCTGAACGAGATTTCCTTCAACTCGCCATTGCTCAAGGAGCTGCGCATGATCGCGCTGCTGCGCGAGGTCGCCGATCCCGGCCATAGCGAAGGCGCGCGCTGGGCCTCCATGCGCATTCACGCCATTGCGACCGATATGGCGGCGGAGCTGTCGGCCTCCTCCAAGCTGATCGCCGAATGGGATTTCCTGCTGATGCTGCGCGAGGAAGGACGGCGCCGCGCGGAGGCGTTTCTCGAGCGCAATGGCGATGCGCTGGGCGAGCGCTCGAGCTTCGATCTCGCGGCTATGCTGGATTATGTGTGA
- a CDS encoding DUF4145 domain-containing protein yields the protein MAEDESVTHDDDLVLQWVDRFEMVKCLGCETVALRHVSGWVDAPDDMTIITYPPPMARRVPLWLSPVRLPVENHIPQLIHDLMRETYTAVQNNSRRLAAMGVRATLEAVMVEKVGDFHSFAANLDKFKGAGYISERQLDVLTSILEAGHAAIHRAWEPSAEDISKLLDVAESIIASVYLHEKQAEELMANVPKRRR from the coding sequence TTGGCCGAAGATGAGAGCGTTACACATGACGACGACCTGGTTCTCCAGTGGGTCGATCGTTTCGAAATGGTCAAATGTTTGGGTTGTGAAACGGTTGCTTTGCGACACGTCTCCGGTTGGGTCGATGCTCCTGATGATATGACTATCATCACTTATCCTCCTCCGATGGCTCGGCGAGTTCCTTTGTGGCTTTCTCCCGTGCGACTTCCAGTAGAGAATCACATTCCACAGCTAATTCATGACCTCATGCGAGAGACGTACACAGCGGTTCAAAATAATTCGCGTCGACTTGCTGCGATGGGAGTGCGAGCCACGTTAGAGGCCGTGATGGTCGAGAAAGTCGGCGATTTTCATAGCTTTGCGGCGAATCTCGATAAGTTCAAGGGCGCTGGATATATTTCCGAACGTCAATTGGATGTGCTTACTAGCATATTAGAGGCGGGCCATGCGGCAATCCACAGGGCATGGGAGCCCTCAGCGGAAGATATTAGCAAACTTCTTGATGTCGCAGAAAGCATTATTGCGTCGGTCTATCTCCACGAAAAGCAAGCCGAGGAGTTGATGGCAAATGTCCCTAAGAGAAGGCGTTAG
- the hrcA gene encoding heat-inducible transcriptional repressor HrcA, with protein sequence MIRMGHPLPPAGAQSFANLGDRPREIFRQIVDTYLSSGDPVGSRQLSRLLPMALSPASVRNVMQDLEELGLVYAPHTSAGRLPTELGLRFFVDSLLQIGDVAEDERAQIEAQVEAASKDHDLEGVLAEATSLLSGLTRGAAVVVTSKDNARLKQIEFVRLEPERALAILVGEDGSVENRVLQVPRDLPASSLIEAANYLNARIRGLTLGQVRSEIEDARKAAQTELDELTARLVDAGLASWGGAGAEHRQLIVRGQANLLEDLTAMADLERIRLLFSDLETKTEVIDLLERAETGEGVRIFIGSENRLFSLSGSSMIAAPLRDGNKRIVGALGIIGPTRLNYARIVPMVDYTAKVVARVVGG encoded by the coding sequence ATGATCCGCATGGGCCATCCGCTCCCTCCCGCCGGCGCGCAGAGCTTCGCCAATCTCGGCGACCGGCCGCGCGAAATCTTTCGCCAGATCGTCGACACCTATCTGTCGAGCGGCGATCCCGTCGGCTCGCGCCAGCTGTCGCGGCTGCTGCCCATGGCGCTGTCGCCGGCCTCGGTGCGCAATGTGATGCAGGATTTGGAGGAGCTCGGCCTCGTCTATGCGCCGCACACCAGCGCCGGCCGCCTGCCCACCGAGCTCGGCCTGCGCTTTTTCGTCGATTCTCTGCTGCAGATCGGCGACGTCGCGGAGGATGAGCGCGCCCAGATCGAGGCGCAGGTCGAGGCCGCCTCCAAGGACCATGACCTCGAGGGCGTGCTGGCCGAGGCTACGAGCCTGCTCTCCGGCCTCACCCGCGGCGCCGCCGTGGTGGTGACGAGCAAGGACAATGCGCGGCTGAAGCAGATCGAGTTCGTGCGCCTCGAGCCGGAGCGCGCGCTGGCCATTCTCGTCGGCGAGGACGGCTCGGTCGAAAATCGCGTGCTGCAGGTGCCGCGCGATCTGCCGGCCTCCTCGCTGATCGAGGCGGCTAATTATCTCAACGCCCGCATTCGCGGCCTCACCCTCGGCCAGGTCCGCTCGGAGATAGAGGATGCGCGCAAGGCCGCGCAGACCGAGCTCGACGAATTGACCGCCCGGCTCGTCGACGCTGGGCTCGCCAGCTGGGGCGGGGCGGGGGCGGAGCATCGCCAGCTCATCGTGCGCGGGCAGGCCAATCTGCTCGAGGATTTGACGGCGATGGCCGATCTCGAGCGCATCCGCCTCCTCTTCTCCGATCTCGAGACCAAGACCGAGGTCATCGATCTCCTGGAGCGCGCCGAGACCGGGGAGGGCGTGCGCATCTTCATCGGCTCGGAAAACCGGCTGTTCTCGCTCTCCGGCTCGTCCATGATCGCCGCGCCGCTGCGTGACGGCAATAAGCGCATCGTCGGCGCGCTCGGCATCATCGGCCCGACGCGGCTCAATTACGCGCGCATTGTGCCCATGGTGGATTACACGGCGAAAGTGGTGGCGCGCGTCGTCGGCGGGTGA
- a CDS encoding glycosyltransferase, which produces MKDTASLPLAGRHVAIVHPAWHSCGTYRVVLGQVAAYRALGARVAPVAICDLPGFTPERAWRWRAFVEATPELSRGERWFGGAPFHAFATPRFLRDVLWPYLHGDQAIIRAGVAERAELALGLMDRRFDLVHCNHFFLMSAAKRLARGAPIMLDSHDLQARQFALMNEHRPWLPPRVTYEQMLARELELMRGADLLLHLNAQEYDDFRALLPEKEHALLYPSAPEAPLGPGGEDILLVASNNSANVDSVCWFLREVLGDTRIPHLRIVGNVDAGVKARDPALFAAHRASFVGRVDDPGAAYATARLVLLPTISGHGLSIKTVEALASGLPLLSTSHAFRGMHVDLTRFADVTIADNAEDFARALKAAAADARVPGEAQRAASEMRRFYDAHFSLDAYRANLAALAPALIGARHT; this is translated from the coding sequence ATGAAAGACACTGCTTCTCTGCCTCTCGCCGGGCGTCATGTCGCCATTGTGCATCCGGCCTGGCATTCCTGCGGCACATATCGCGTCGTGCTGGGGCAGGTCGCCGCCTATCGCGCGCTCGGCGCCCGCGTCGCGCCGGTCGCCATATGCGATCTGCCCGGCTTCACGCCGGAGCGCGCCTGGCGCTGGCGCGCTTTCGTCGAGGCGACGCCGGAGCTCTCGCGGGGCGAGCGTTGGTTCGGCGGCGCGCCTTTCCACGCTTTCGCGACGCCGCGCTTTCTGCGCGATGTTCTGTGGCCTTATCTGCATGGCGATCAGGCCATTATTCGCGCCGGCGTGGCCGAGCGCGCGGAGCTGGCGCTGGGCCTCATGGATCGGCGCTTCGATCTCGTGCATTGCAATCATTTCTTCCTGATGTCGGCGGCGAAGCGCCTCGCGCGCGGCGCGCCCATAATGCTCGACAGTCATGATCTGCAGGCGCGCCAATTCGCGCTGATGAACGAGCATAGGCCCTGGCTGCCGCCGCGCGTGACCTATGAGCAAATGCTCGCCCGCGAGCTGGAGCTGATGCGCGGCGCCGATCTTCTGCTGCATCTCAATGCGCAGGAATATGATGATTTCCGCGCGCTGCTGCCGGAAAAAGAGCATGCGCTGCTCTATCCGAGCGCGCCGGAAGCGCCGCTCGGCCCCGGCGGCGAGGATATTCTGCTCGTCGCCAGCAACAATAGCGCCAATGTCGATAGCGTTTGCTGGTTTCTGCGCGAGGTTCTCGGCGATACGCGCATTCCGCATTTGCGCATCGTCGGCAATGTCGACGCCGGAGTGAAGGCGCGCGACCCCGCTCTCTTCGCGGCGCATCGCGCATCCTTCGTCGGCCGCGTCGACGATCCCGGCGCCGCCTATGCGACGGCGCGGCTCGTGCTGCTGCCGACGATCAGCGGCCATGGCCTCTCCATCAAAACGGTGGAGGCGCTGGCGAGCGGCCTGCCACTCCTCTCGACGAGCCACGCTTTTCGCGGAATGCATGTCGATCTCACGCGCTTCGCCGATGTGACGATCGCCGACAACGCCGAAGATTTCGCGCGCGCGTTGAAGGCCGCGGCGGCCGATGCGCGCGTTCCGGGCGAGGCGCAGCGCGCGGCGAGCGAGATGCGCCGCTTCTATGACGCGCATTTCTCTCTCGACGCCTATCGCGCCAATCTCGCCGCTCTGGCGCCGGCGCTCATCGGCGCGCGTCACACATAA
- a CDS encoding type II toxin-antitoxin system ParD family antitoxin yields MPTRNVVLTERQESLIEALVQSGRYQNASEVLREGLRLVESREIEEARKLEALRSAARDGASAFDRAEFKEFADASALLAHLDALAASGAVEK; encoded by the coding sequence ATGCCGACCCGCAATGTCGTCCTCACGGAGAGGCAGGAAAGCTTGATCGAGGCGCTCGTTCAGAGCGGACGCTATCAGAATGCGAGCGAGGTTCTGCGGGAAGGCCTGCGCCTCGTCGAGAGCCGTGAGATCGAGGAGGCGCGCAAGCTCGAAGCTCTGCGCAGCGCAGCGCGAGACGGCGCTTCGGCTTTCGATCGCGCGGAATTCAAAGAATTCGCGGACGCCTCCGCGCTTCTCGCCCATCTCGACGCGCTCGCCGCTTCCGGGGCCGTGGAAAAGTGA
- a CDS encoding LptF/LptG family permease: protein MPRLLFLYLARRILFTTLVVQLALIVPVVLSYLLYTLTPAAIRAGLLAPALIGTMPTVGFITLPMAIGVATALEFARMSNEGMIAVLYALRLSVWSVCRPAIVCAGALVVLGYGLANLMAPYYASGLQDVINVVRNSLNHRMLDAAHFYTFDNGVKTLYLQRWETPDIAVNLFVRQISIEKRQEETITAARAEFRRQPSGVVVALSNGSIQTKPFDTDEVRIANFDEYAMALPMQGSEQLPPRNWRGVYELTLPEFIANWQTAKLDRRQAGEWMAEAAKRFGVPSLAIAHTLLAMALVLTFGNITGRRGGMSSFVIIAIPAVHIFFLVALESLLRADARFAFLLAGAAALEVGVSILLIYRRNRSTSPMRKLSAFEAIAAEPQTVAA, encoded by the coding sequence ATGCCTCGCCTACTCTTCCTCTATCTCGCACGGCGCATCCTGTTCACCACGCTCGTCGTCCAGCTCGCGCTCATCGTGCCGGTCGTGCTCTCCTATCTGCTCTACACGCTGACGCCGGCGGCGATTCGCGCCGGCCTGCTGGCCCCGGCGCTCATCGGCACCATGCCGACGGTCGGCTTCATCACCCTGCCCATGGCCATAGGCGTCGCCACGGCGCTCGAATTCGCGCGAATGTCCAATGAGGGCATGATCGCCGTGCTCTATGCGCTGCGGCTGTCGGTCTGGTCCGTGTGCCGGCCGGCGATCGTCTGCGCCGGCGCGCTGGTCGTCCTCGGCTATGGGCTCGCCAATCTCATGGCGCCTTATTACGCCAGCGGCTTGCAGGACGTCATCAATGTGGTGCGCAACTCGCTCAATCACCGCATGCTGGACGCGGCGCATTTCTACACTTTCGACAATGGCGTGAAGACGCTCTACCTCCAGCGCTGGGAGACGCCGGACATAGCCGTCAATCTCTTCGTGCGGCAGATCTCCATCGAGAAGCGCCAGGAGGAGACGATCACCGCGGCGCGCGCAGAGTTCCGCCGCCAGCCCTCCGGCGTCGTGGTGGCGCTGTCCAACGGCAGCATTCAGACCAAGCCCTTCGACACGGACGAGGTCCGCATCGCCAATTTCGACGAATATGCGATGGCGCTGCCGATGCAGGGCAGCGAGCAGCTGCCGCCACGCAATTGGCGCGGCGTCTATGAGCTGACTTTGCCGGAATTCATCGCCAATTGGCAGACCGCCAAGCTCGACCGCCGCCAGGCCGGCGAATGGATGGCGGAAGCGGCCAAGCGCTTCGGCGTGCCGTCGCTCGCCATTGCGCATACGCTGCTCGCCATGGCGCTGGTCTTGACCTTCGGCAATATCACCGGACGACGCGGCGGCATGAGCTCCTTCGTCATCATCGCCATTCCGGCGGTGCATATCTTCTTTCTGGTGGCGCTCGAATCGCTGCTGCGCGCCGACGCCCGCTTCGCTTTCCTTCTGGCGGGAGCGGCGGCGCTCGAGGTCGGCGTCTCGATCCTGCTGATCTACCGGCGCAACAGAAGCACCAGCCCGATGCGCAAGCTCTCCGCCTTCGAGGCGATCGCCGCGGAGCCGCAGACTGTCGCGGCCTGA